In Clostridium omnivorum, the DNA window TCTGCCTCCACAGCACTGTCAACTATAATAAATCAACAAGTTAATATAACGACTCCAGTGGTTTCTGTAACAACATTGAAAAGTTTAAAGGATAATTTCCAAGTTCCTAATATTGCACTAGAGGTTAAGTATACTAGTGGAATTATGGGTGAAAACTTGTTAGTAATGAAGATAACAGATGCTGCTGTAATAGCAAACTTGATGATGGGTGGAAATGGTGTAGCAGAAAATACTGAGCTTTCAGAAATAGAGATAAGTGCTGTTTCAGAAGCAATGAATCAAATGATTGGTTCAGCTGCTACTTCTATGGCTACCATGTTTTCAAGAGAAGTTAATATATCACCTCCAGAATCTAGAATATGGAGCGATGCATCTAGCAATCTTTCAGATAATATAAACGATAATGAGGATATAATTCTAGTATCATTTAGATTAACTATAGGTGATTTGGTTGATAGTAATATAATGCAGCTTCTTCCTGTTGAAACTGCAAAGAAAATTGTATCAATCATGATGGGAACTGAGACTTCAGAGCCTACGAAGACAGCTGAACCTACAAAGATTGAGGAAACCGCTAAACCACAGGAAACTCAAAGACAGGAAACACATACACAACAAAGAGTAAGCCATGAAGAACCTCAAAGTTCTTACTATCAGGAACCAGTAAGACAGCAACCGCCTGTAGAAGTACAAAAAGCTGCGTTTCAACCTTTAGGCAATGCAGCGGCTTCAGCAATACCTAAAAATATTGATTTAATCTTAGACGTACCACTAGAAATATCTGTTGTTCTTGGTAGAACAAGAAAAAATATAAAAGATATATTAAGTCTTGGTACTGGGTCATTAATAGAACTTGATAAATTAGCTGAAGAACCTGTAGAGATACTTGTTAATGGTAAGAGAGTGGCTTATGGTGAAGTTGTTGTTGTAGATGAGAATTTTGGAGTTAGAATCACAAGTATAGTAAGCAGTGCAGAGAGAGTAAAAAGTTTGAGAGAGTAAGTTAAGAAGAAATAAAGTATTAATACTTTATTTCTTTTTTATTGGGTATAAATATTTTAAAAGTATAGACGATAATACTAGTAATAAATAAGGATAGTAAGGTTTAAGGAGTGTTAGATAATGAAGATAAATGGTGCTAGTGTAAATAAGGTTATTAATCTCTACAATGCAAATAAACAATCAATAGAAAAAAAGGATACAAAGGTAAAGAATGATAGCATAGAAATATCTACACTAGGCAAAAAATTAAGTGATTTATCAATTGACGAAAATATTGGCAATTCAGAAGAAAAGATAGAAGCTCTTAGAAATGAAGTTAAAAATGGGACCTATAAGCCAAGTTCAGGAAATGTAGCTAAAAAAATGTTAGACATTATAGGTGAGAGAGGAATTTAGTTATGAAAGATGAACTAAACAATATTTTAGAAAATGAGATGAAAGCTATAGAATTACTTTTAATTGCATTAGAAGAGCAGCATGAATGCCTTCTTAACAATGATGCAGTGACATTAGAAGCTTGTGTGAAAAATTTAGAAGACAAAAACAGAGAAATAGCAGACTTTGAAGTTAAAAGAAGACAAATAACAAAAGGTGAATCTATGAGTAAAATTGTAGATGAATTAGGAGATGAAAAACTTCAGCATAATTATCGCGAAATTAGAAAACTTCTTCAAATAACCGCAATTCAGAAGGATACAAATGAACTATTAATTAAGCAGGGGTTAGGCTTTACTAATAGAATGCTAAATATATTGAATCCTGATAGAGGTGCTAAAACTTATAATGGATATGGAAAAGTAAGATAATAGAAAATGAGGTGTACAGATGTCGGGTTTATTTTCAATTTTCAATACAGCAACAAGAGGTATGTCAACACAACAAAGGGCAATTAATGTAACTTCCCATAATATAGCAAATGCAAATACAGAAGGTTTTAGTAGACAAAGAGTTGTTATAGAAACAACTACACCTTTTGGAATGCCTAGTTTAACTAATGCAGCAGAACCAGGGCAAATGGGTACAGGATCCCAAGTTTCTGCAATCCAAAGGGTTAGAGATAGTTTTTTAGATTACCAAGTAAGAACAGAAACTAGCGTAAAAGGTCAATTTGATGCTAGAGAGAAGTTTTTGAGTGAAATTGAAGGAATATTAAATGAACCTGGGGATACTGGGATATCAACTCTTATAGGTAAATTCTTTGATTCATGGCAGACTTTATCACAGCAGCCACAAAGCTCAAATGCAAGAACTGTAGTAGCTCAACAAACAGCTGCATTAACTGATTCCTTAAATCATACAGCAGTTCAGCTTGACAAACTTAAAGAAAACACACAATTAATAATGAAGGATTCTATATTCGAATTAAATAATATGCTGGGTCAAATTGATCAGCTTAATCAACAAATTATAGGTGTAAAGGTTGCTGGCAATGAACCTAATGACCTACAAGATAAAAGAGATTTACTTCTTGATCAACTAAGTGCTAAATTTAACCTAACGGTTGAAAATAAGGAATTTGGAGGAATTGATTTAAGACCGGCTGATGCAACTGATCTTCAGGATTCTTCGGTTATAAAAGCTCAATTTAATAATAATTCTAAAAGGTTCTCATATGTAAGTAATATTGAAAAGGTTAATACTAACGGGAGCATAAGCGCTAACGGAGATGTATATAAAATTACTTATTATAAAAAGGGTAATATGTCTTCTGATGAAGATAGAGTTGAATTATATGTTTCTGGTATGTCAGCAGAAGATGTTAAACAACTAGACGAGTGTAGAGTGTTATGGGCTGAGAATGATGGTACGGCTATAGGAACACAAATGAAAAGTTCCTTTGATAATCCTGTAGACTTTAGATCATTAAAGCTATTTAAACCTTCTTCTGGAGAACTAAAAGGATATATGTCAGTACAAGCGGATATAAATGATTATAATGATCAACTAGATAAACTTGCAAAGGCTATTGCATTTTCTGTAAATGCTGTACACAGTGGTATGGAAGATGTAACTAGTAACGGAGAGCCAAAGAAGGATTATATGCCTTATTTTGTAAATGGTGATGTAGCAAGGTATGAAAATAATAAACTTGTAAATCTAGATGATGATCTTTTAGCGGGAAAATCAGGGGTGCTTTCTTCAGAAAAGGATATTACAGCTAAAAACATAACTATAAACAAACAGATATTAAATGATGTAATGCAAATAAAAACAAGAACACATGATAATATGTTTGATTATGAAAAAGATAATAACATTGATGGTGAAACTGATGGATCAAGGGCACTTGCAATAGCAAAATTAAGGGACTCTTTAATTAAAATTCAAGATATAGGAAGTACAATAAACGAAAGAGCTGATTTATTCAAATATGGCGGAAATACACTTGGAAATAATGGATTAGACTTTACAAGCAATATTAACGGTATGAAGGTGGACAACTATTATAGAGATGTCATTGACCGTCTTGGTGTGCAAAATCAAGAAGCTATAAGAATGGTAAAAAATCAAGAGTCATTATTGGATAGCTTCCAGCAATCAAGGGAATCGGTATCCGGAGTCTCATTAGATGAAGAAATGTCCAATTTAGTTCAATTCCAGCATGCTTATCAAGCTAATGCAAAGGTTATTTCGACTGTAGACGAGCTACTAGATGTAGTTATTAACGGGCTAAAGAAATAATATTAAGTAGTAAGAGGTGAAAAATAATGCGTGTAACAAATAAGATGCTTTCAAGCAGTTTTTTAGCTGATATGAGGGGAAACCTAGCTAATATGCAAAAGCTTCAGCAACAATTGACTTCAGGAAAGGAAATAAGAAGACCTTCTGATGATCCTTTCAAAGTAGCTAGAGCTATGCAGCTCACTACTGATATTAATACAAATAAGCAATATAATGAGAATATAACAAATACCATTAACTGGCTAGATACAACTGATACTGCACTAGGACAAGCAGGAAACGTTCTTCAAAGAGTTAGAGAATTACTTGTATCAGCTGGTAACGCTGGATACAGTGTTAACGAAAGAAAAGCTGTAAAGGATGAAATAAATCAAAAAGTTGGTGAACTTGCTCAAGTTTTAAATACTAACTTTGATGGAAAGTATGTTTTTGGAGGAAGCCGAGGAACAACAAAGCCTGTTGATGTTGAAAATCGAGATGCCCTTGGAAACATAAAGAATGCTGAACTATTTTTCTACAAAAATGGCGGTGGAAAACTAGCAACAGGTGATAATGAATTAGATATGCTTTCGAGCAAGCTTCAAGTAGAAATTTCTCAAGGAGTAACAATGGATTATAATGTTACTTCAACAGATATACTTAAGTTTACAAACGAAAAAGGCGAACAAATAGATATAGCAGATTTGTTTAAAAGAATAACTAATCATTTAGATGGAAAAAATGATAGCGGTACTGCATTAGATCCAACTTCTGTAAGTAAACTTACTGGTGATGATTTACTGCAAATTACAGATTCAATAACAAACCTACTTAGAATACGTTCAGAGGTAGGGGCAAAAGAAAACAGAATGGATTCTGCCAAGGATAAAAATGAAGAAGAAAACTTTAATATGACTGAATTATTATCTAAAACTGAGGATATTGATATAACGCAAAAAACTATGGAGTTTGCAACAATGCAGACTGTTTATACAGCTTCACTTCAAACTAGTGCTAGGGTTATACAACCTTCATTATTGGATTACTTAAGGTAATAGAGTGTTAACTAGTTATGAAGCAATTAATGAAATATGCGCATGGATTTCCAACTAATAAAACGAGGTGGAAAAAATGAAACTTAATACTAAATTTCATGGAATAGTTGAATATAATGAAGAAGATGTAATTACCTTTAAAAAGGGATTGCCAGGTTTTGAAAATTTAAGATCATTTATATTAATCCCAGTAGAGGAAAACAACATTTTTACTATACTTCACTCTATAGAAGATGACGAGGTGGGATTGTTATTAGTATCTCCTTTTGAGGCTGAGCCAGATTATGAATTAAAGCTTAACGATGAAAAAATTAATGAGTTGAAAATTGAATCTCAAAATGAAGTACTAGTGCTAAATACTGTTACATTAAGAAACAATATTAAAGAAATAACTACTAATTTGAAGGCTCCAATTATTATAAATATAAAAGAAAAACTAGGGGAACAAATAATACTAGATAACGAAAAATACTGTATAAAACATCCTCTATTTAAGGAGTGATAGAATGCTGGTAGTTTCAAGAAAAAAGGGTGAATCCATATTAATAGGTGATGATATTGAAATCACTATAATTAAGGTTGAAGAGGGCGCTGTGAAAATAGCAATATCAGCACCTAAGAATATACCTATTTTGAGAAAAGAACTATATAAAGAAGTTACAGAAGAAAATAAGTTAGCTATAATTGATAACTTTGATATACTTAAAAATTTTAAAAAATAGTGATGGGGGAAATAAATATGGAGTTAAGAAACATTGGCCAAGGGGGACAGGTCAATTCTGAAACTGTTAAAAATATTGATAAAAGCAACTCATATAATAGCACAGATGTGAAATATCAAGACGTTAATGATAAATCAGGTAAAGATTTAGTTGTAACTTCTATGGATAAAGATACAGATGAAAAGGCAATTAAAAAGGCTGTGGACAAATTAAATAAATTTCTTGAAGATGATAAAACTCATGCTGAATATGAAGTTCATGATAAGTTTAGGGATATAATGATAAAAATAGTAGATGACAAAACTGGCAAAGTTATTCAAGAGTTCCCACCAAAAAAGATATTGGATATGGTAGCTAAAATGTGTGAAATGGTAGGAGTTTTGTTTGATAAGAAAGCTTAATTAATAAAAAATTGGAGGTAGGTCATATGGAATTTAGATTAAATAAAATTGATACAGACTTACGCCAAAGGGTTAACGAGATTACTAAAGAAGGTAAGGTTCATGGAACAAAAAATATATCTATAAGTAAGGATGTTAGAGAAGACAAGAAAAAGAATAAAGATTTTAAAGAGTATTTGTCACAGCAAAAAAATAAAGACAAGCTTCATGTAGAAGCAATAAAGTCAGAAAATGTTGAGGTTGAGGGCTATATGGAAGGTTCAGATTCAGAGAACTCAGCAAAGGGTGTTTTTTTAGACATAAAAAAATAGGAGGGAACATCATGCAAACAAGCAATGCTTATAATGCATATAGAAATAACAGCATAAATTTTGCTTCAAAAGAACAACTCTTAATGATGCTTTTAGATGGTGCAGTAAAGTTTTCTAAAATAGGTAGACAAGCTATTTTAGATAAGGATATTCAAAAAGCACATGAGAATATTATTAAAACTCAAAACATATTTTATGAATTAGTAATATCCCTTGATTTAGCTAAGGCAGGGGACTGGGGCAAGGATATGGTTGAATTATATGAGTTTATAATAAAAAGGCTTACTGATGCAAATATGAAGAAAGATATTAAGATAATTGATGAGATTATTCCACTTATAGAAGATATAAAAGAAACTTGGAATGAAGCCTACAACATGTCAAAAAATATTCGATAACTATAAACAAAAATGGGATTTAGATTCATAATGGAGGTTGATTTATATGAGCGATATATCAGGCAGCTATAGCACACCATCTGGTATGACCGGTGCAGGTGGAGGGCAAATGTTAAGGATAACAGGTATGGCAACTGGACTTGACGTTGATGGAATGGTAAAGAAAATGATGTTAGCAGAGCAGACTAAGCTCGACAAAGTAAAACAAGCTCAGCAGTTGATAGCCTGGAGACAGCAGGCTTATCAAGATATTATTAAGGATATTAAGGATTTACAAAATTCATTTTTTGACCCATTAACTCCAGCAAATAACTTATTATCAACTACTAATTATAATAGTCTTATAGCTTCAAGCACAAATGCAACAGCTATAAATGCCACTGCTCAAACAGGAGCTGCTACAGGAACCTATACAATAAATGTTACTCAAATAGCACAAAGTGCTGCATTAGTTAGTAATAGTAGTTTAAATTCACAATTTAAGGTAACAGATCCAGCTAACTGGGGTGGAGCTGGAAAATCCATAACATTTAGTGTAGATGGTGTTGACGCTTCACCTATAGATTTATCAGGATTTACACCATCTGGGGATAACTCAAAGGATCTCCCTAATCTAGCTGCTTATATTAATAATCAAATTAGTAAAAATACAAGTTTAAACGGCAAGGTTTCAGCATCCTATGTTCAAGATGCAAATGGAAATAATATTATTAAATTTAGTCCATTATCAACAAGTGCAATACAAATAACTTCTACTGGGGTTTCTGACATTACAACTTTGAATACAAATTTTGTTTCTGCTTCTGGAAATATGAAGCTTACTTCCTTGGATTCAACGCTAAATACAAATCTTAATTTAAATTTAAACTATAATGGTAAAGATATAACTGTTAATTTAGACAATAGTGCAGCTGGGAAAAATGGAACAGCCACAATAAATGATTTAATCACAGCAGTTAAAACAGCTACAGGAGGACAAGTTACAGGAAGCTTTGATGATATGACGGGAAAATTTACATTACAAACTGTAAATACTGGAAGTAATACATCATTATCAATAACTGGAAATAGTTTGACAGCAGCATTAGGATTTTCGGGTAATCAATCTAAACAGGGATTGGATGCAATAGTTCAAATAACTGCTCCAGGAGCATCCTCTCCTACAACAGTTACAGAAAATTCAAATAATTTCACATTAAATAATATGACCTATTCATTGAATAGCACAGGTAATTCATCTATATCTGTTGACAATAATACTCAAGGCGTACATGATAAAATTAAAACATTTTTAGATAAATATAATGCGATTATAGATAAGATACAAACTAAACTAAATGAGAAAAAGAACAGTGACTATCCACCTTTAACAGATACACAAAAGAGTACAATGAAGGATTCTGATATTACTGCATGGAATACAAAAGCTCAGCAAGGTATTCTTAGAAACGATAACAATTTGCAAAAGCTACTTTCAGATTTAAGGAGTGCATTTGTATCTCCAGTAACGGATGCTACAGGCAAAAATGTTTCTAGTGTATACTTTGGAAGTTATGGAAGTGGTGCAATAGGAATTGACACTCCAAGTGGTGCAAGTACTGCAACAGATGGTGATAAGATTTCAATATCTGATGATAGTAAGCTAAACAATGTAATATTAAATCATGGAGATGATTTAATAAAATTATTCACTAATGTAGCAACAGATAGTAATGGTAAACAAATTTTTAATCAAAGCGGTATATTTCAAAGAATGAATACCATTCTTCAAAGTAATGTAGGATATACTGGTACAACCTTTAATAATGCAATACTTACAAAATATGCAAATGTACAAGATGATTTTAGTATTAATGGTGGTGCAGGTACAAATACTCTACCTGATCAGATTTATTATAAGCAACTGATGATAACAAAGATGGCTGCTGCTATGACAACCAAACAGGAGCAGTATTATAAGCAATTTTCTCAACTTGAGACAGCTATGAATAACTTAAATGCTCAGCAAGCACAATTGTCACAGCTAACATCAGGTTAATCAGGGTGGAGAGTGTAAATGAAAAGTGAATTAGTAGAAACTATGAAATTGATTTCAGTTATTACAGATGAAATTATTCAAATAGTTAAAGGTGATGATTATTCAGATTTACTTACTGCCTTAGAAAAGAGGCAGCAAACCATAAATTTCTTGGAAAGCTTGGGGTATTCTAAAGAAGAGTATAGAGAAGCTGAGATAAAGTATAGAATAATCAACCAACAACAACAACTATTCAAAATAATGGACATTAAAAAAGTTGAACTGATGGAAAAATTACAGGAGTTATCTAAAAATAAGGTCGTAACTAAAAGTTATAATCATAGTAACTTAAGTGGCTCTAAAATTTTTAGTAAAAAAATATAAAAAAATTATAATAAGCTATAAAGTATTTTTAACACCAAGCGATATATATAATATAAGTACTTAACAAACAAATACTGATTAGTTAATTAACTATGATAGTAAACTTTAAAAGTTTAACTATAAAAAATTGGCAAAGGATTGCCTAAACAAAATTCAAGGAGGAATTTAAAATGATAATTAATCACAATCTTAATGCAATGAATGCACACAGAAACATGACTGCTAACATAGGAGCAGCAGGAAAATCAATGGAAAAATTAAGCTCAGGTTTAAGAATAAACAGAGCTGGTGATGATGCAGCAGGACTTGCTATTTCTGAAAAAATGAGAGGCCAAATTAGAGGATTAGATCAAGGTTCAAGAAATGCTCAAGATGGTATTTCATTAATCCAAACTGCTGAAGGTGCTTTAAATGAAACTCACAGCATTCTTCAAAGGATGAGAGAACTTTCAGTTCAATCAACAACTGCAACTAATACAACAGCTGATAGAGCTGCTCTTCAAAAGGAATTTGGTCAATTACAAAGTGAAGTAACAAGAATAGCTACACAAACAAACTTCAATACAAAAACATTAATGAGTGGTTCATTTAGTGCTGCTGCAAATGCTTTACAATTCCAAGTAGGAGCTAATGCTGGTGAAAAAATAAACTTACAATTATCAACTATGACTGCAACAGGATTAGCAGTTAATGCCGCTTCAATATCAACAGCAGCAGCTGCATCAGCTGCAATAACAACTGTAAATACAGCTATTGCAACTGTTTCTACTGAAAGAGCAAATCTTGGTTCAGTACAAAATAGATTAGAGCATACAATCAATAACTTAAATACTGCAAGCGAAAACTTACAAGCATCTGAGTCTAGAATAAGAGACGTAGATATGGCAAAAGAAATGATGAATTATTCAAAGAATAATATACTTCAACAAGCTGCTCAAGCTATGCTTGCACAAGCTAACCAAGCACCACAAGGAGTTCTTCAATTATTAAGATAATTGAAGAAGAGTTAATTTAACAAACATAAAAAACCTTCAAGTTAGTTACTTGAAGGTTTTTTTATTAGCTAAAGTTTATTCTAAAATATTCGATAAATTAAGTGAGTTAATTTTATGACATAGGAGGACGAAATGAATCCAATAACTGAATATGCGTTACAAAATTTAACGATAGATAAAGGTTTAAGTTCAAACTATTTTATAGAAAAGAGCAAAGACAATAAAAATATAATAAAGATTATTAAAAATAGTAAGCCATTTTATATTGGCAGTAACTATTCAGTAACTAGAGATATTATTAATTTTATGAATCAAGTGGGTGATTATAATGTAAATACTATATTTGTAGTTTTTGGATTAGCTGCTGGTGAACATATAGTTGATTTGCTACACAATATTAGTGATAGCAATAAAATACTTATTATTGAACCAGATGAAAATATAATAAAATTGTTTTTAAATACAAAACAATACATTGATAACATTATTAATAATGATAGGGTTGTACTTACATCATGCGAGGAAAAAATGCTTGATATAATAATTAATAAGTATATAGAGGACTTCGCCATAAATAATATCAAGTTTTTAATTTTTGCAAATTATGATAAATTATATAAGGAAAAATATCTGCTCAGTTATAACGCGATTAAAAAATATATAGAAGTTAAGGCAATGAATATTATTACAAATCAACGATTTTCAAAGGATTTTTTTAAATGTTTTGTTAAAAACATAAAGCATATCATTAAGAGTACACCACTAAATGAAACAAAGAATTCATTTAGTGGAATACCAGCAGTAGTCGTATCGGCTGGCCCTTCATTAGAAAAGAATATTGAACAATTGAAAAGAGTTCAAGACAAATTTTTAATAATTTCTGGTGGAAGAACTATTTCTGCATTGAATAAAGTTAATGTTTATCCTCATTTAGTATCAGTAATTGACCCTGGTGAAGCTTCTTATGAAGTAATAAAAAATTCTTTAGAATGTGATGCACCTCTTCTTTTTTGTGAGGTTACAAATCATAAAGTAGTAGAAGAGTACTCAGGAAATAAAATTTTTACTCAGGAAGGGTATATCTTGAATGAGGTTACTAGAGAAATTTTAGAAACAAAGGTAGATGCTCTCTATCAAGGTGGATCTGTAGCACACACTTGTGCAGCTTTTGCTCAATATTTAGGTTGTAATCCAATTATTTTTATTGGGCAAGA includes these proteins:
- the fliY gene encoding flagellar motor switch phosphatase FliY; translated protein: MSNGFLSQEEIDSLLNGGGMTAEPVQEEILSDIEKDLLGEIGNISMGSASTALSTIINQQVNITTPVVSVTTLKSLKDNFQVPNIALEVKYTSGIMGENLLVMKITDAAVIANLMMGGNGVAENTELSEIEISAVSEAMNQMIGSAATSMATMFSREVNISPPESRIWSDASSNLSDNINDNEDIILVSFRLTIGDLVDSNIMQLLPVETAKKIVSIMMGTETSEPTKTAEPTKIEETAKPQETQRQETHTQQRVSHEEPQSSYYQEPVRQQPPVEVQKAAFQPLGNAAASAIPKNIDLILDVPLEISVVLGRTRKNIKDILSLGTGSLIELDKLAEEPVEILVNGKRVAYGEVVVVDENFGVRITSIVSSAERVKSLRE
- a CDS encoding flagellar biosynthesis anti-sigma factor FlgM gives rise to the protein MKINGASVNKVINLYNANKQSIEKKDTKVKNDSIEISTLGKKLSDLSIDENIGNSEEKIEALRNEVKNGTYKPSSGNVAKKMLDIIGERGI
- a CDS encoding flagellar protein FlgN, with translation MKDELNNILENEMKAIELLLIALEEQHECLLNNDAVTLEACVKNLEDKNREIADFEVKRRQITKGESMSKIVDELGDEKLQHNYREIRKLLQITAIQKDTNELLIKQGLGFTNRMLNILNPDRGAKTYNGYGKVR
- the flgK gene encoding flagellar hook-associated protein FlgK → MSGLFSIFNTATRGMSTQQRAINVTSHNIANANTEGFSRQRVVIETTTPFGMPSLTNAAEPGQMGTGSQVSAIQRVRDSFLDYQVRTETSVKGQFDAREKFLSEIEGILNEPGDTGISTLIGKFFDSWQTLSQQPQSSNARTVVAQQTAALTDSLNHTAVQLDKLKENTQLIMKDSIFELNNMLGQIDQLNQQIIGVKVAGNEPNDLQDKRDLLLDQLSAKFNLTVENKEFGGIDLRPADATDLQDSSVIKAQFNNNSKRFSYVSNIEKVNTNGSISANGDVYKITYYKKGNMSSDEDRVELYVSGMSAEDVKQLDECRVLWAENDGTAIGTQMKSSFDNPVDFRSLKLFKPSSGELKGYMSVQADINDYNDQLDKLAKAIAFSVNAVHSGMEDVTSNGEPKKDYMPYFVNGDVARYENNKLVNLDDDLLAGKSGVLSSEKDITAKNITINKQILNDVMQIKTRTHDNMFDYEKDNNIDGETDGSRALAIAKLRDSLIKIQDIGSTINERADLFKYGGNTLGNNGLDFTSNINGMKVDNYYRDVIDRLGVQNQEAIRMVKNQESLLDSFQQSRESVSGVSLDEEMSNLVQFQHAYQANAKVISTVDELLDVVINGLKK
- the flgL gene encoding flagellar hook-associated protein FlgL: MRVTNKMLSSSFLADMRGNLANMQKLQQQLTSGKEIRRPSDDPFKVARAMQLTTDINTNKQYNENITNTINWLDTTDTALGQAGNVLQRVRELLVSAGNAGYSVNERKAVKDEINQKVGELAQVLNTNFDGKYVFGGSRGTTKPVDVENRDALGNIKNAELFFYKNGGGKLATGDNELDMLSSKLQVEISQGVTMDYNVTSTDILKFTNEKGEQIDIADLFKRITNHLDGKNDSGTALDPTSVSKLTGDDLLQITDSITNLLRIRSEVGAKENRMDSAKDKNEEENFNMTELLSKTEDIDITQKTMEFATMQTVYTASLQTSARVIQPSLLDYLR
- the fliW gene encoding flagellar assembly protein FliW, with product MKLNTKFHGIVEYNEEDVITFKKGLPGFENLRSFILIPVEENNIFTILHSIEDDEVGLLLVSPFEAEPDYELKLNDEKINELKIESQNEVLVLNTVTLRNNIKEITTNLKAPIIINIKEKLGEQIILDNEKYCIKHPLFKE
- the csrA gene encoding carbon storage regulator CsrA, producing the protein MLVVSRKKGESILIGDDIEITIIKVEEGAVKIAISAPKNIPILRKELYKEVTEENKLAIIDNFDILKNFKK
- a CDS encoding flagellar protein FlaG, whose amino-acid sequence is MELRNIGQGGQVNSETVKNIDKSNSYNSTDVKYQDVNDKSGKDLVVTSMDKDTDEKAIKKAVDKLNKFLEDDKTHAEYEVHDKFRDIMIKIVDDKTGKVIQEFPPKKILDMVAKMCEMVGVLFDKKA
- the fliS gene encoding flagellar export chaperone FliS, with product MQTSNAYNAYRNNSINFASKEQLLMMLLDGAVKFSKIGRQAILDKDIQKAHENIIKTQNIFYELVISLDLAKAGDWGKDMVELYEFIIKRLTDANMKKDIKIIDEIIPLIEDIKETWNEAYNMSKNIR
- the fliD gene encoding flagellar filament capping protein FliD translates to MSDISGSYSTPSGMTGAGGGQMLRITGMATGLDVDGMVKKMMLAEQTKLDKVKQAQQLIAWRQQAYQDIIKDIKDLQNSFFDPLTPANNLLSTTNYNSLIASSTNATAINATAQTGAATGTYTINVTQIAQSAALVSNSSLNSQFKVTDPANWGGAGKSITFSVDGVDASPIDLSGFTPSGDNSKDLPNLAAYINNQISKNTSLNGKVSASYVQDANGNNIIKFSPLSTSAIQITSTGVSDITTLNTNFVSASGNMKLTSLDSTLNTNLNLNLNYNGKDITVNLDNSAAGKNGTATINDLITAVKTATGGQVTGSFDDMTGKFTLQTVNTGSNTSLSITGNSLTAALGFSGNQSKQGLDAIVQITAPGASSPTTVTENSNNFTLNNMTYSLNSTGNSSISVDNNTQGVHDKIKTFLDKYNAIIDKIQTKLNEKKNSDYPPLTDTQKSTMKDSDITAWNTKAQQGILRNDNNLQKLLSDLRSAFVSPVTDATGKNVSSVYFGSYGSGAIGIDTPSGASTATDGDKISISDDSKLNNVILNHGDDLIKLFTNVATDSNGKQIFNQSGIFQRMNTILQSNVGYTGTTFNNAILTKYANVQDDFSINGGAGTNTLPDQIYYKQLMITKMAAAMTTKQEQYYKQFSQLETAMNNLNAQQAQLSQLTSG
- a CDS encoding flagellin → MIINHNLNAMNAHRNMTANIGAAGKSMEKLSSGLRINRAGDDAAGLAISEKMRGQIRGLDQGSRNAQDGISLIQTAEGALNETHSILQRMRELSVQSTTATNTTADRAALQKEFGQLQSEVTRIATQTNFNTKTLMSGSFSAAANALQFQVGANAGEKINLQLSTMTATGLAVNAASISTAAAASAAITTVNTAIATVSTERANLGSVQNRLEHTINNLNTASENLQASESRIRDVDMAKEMMNYSKNNILQQAAQAMLAQANQAPQGVLQLLR
- a CDS encoding motility associated factor glycosyltransferase family protein, whose product is MNPITEYALQNLTIDKGLSSNYFIEKSKDNKNIIKIIKNSKPFYIGSNYSVTRDIINFMNQVGDYNVNTIFVVFGLAAGEHIVDLLHNISDSNKILIIEPDENIIKLFLNTKQYIDNIINNDRVVLTSCEEKMLDIIINKYIEDFAINNIKFLIFANYDKLYKEKYLLSYNAIKKYIEVKAMNIITNQRFSKDFFKCFVKNIKHIIKSTPLNETKNSFSGIPAVVVSAGPSLEKNIEQLKRVQDKFLIISGGRTISALNKVNVYPHLVSVIDPGEASYEVIKNSLECDAPLLFCEVTNHKVVEEYSGNKIFTQEGYILNEVTREILETKVDALYQGGSVAHTCAAFAQYLGCNPIIFIGQDFAFTNNKLHADIASIEINNINDKETIMVEGVYEDQVPTSKLFDIYRKNMEQFIENHTDTTFINSSEGGANIKGTKVIKLQEAIELYGKRNLDKDMFSIIRNKSYSFNEELIKANIETILKDLENLRNKCSVTVEYSKEVLEYYENSKKKNINLLLSKINEINNNIGKVKFISNLLQPVIFQVLMNPEYMEKINETEKERGTRFAKQAIKLYSEIIISIDEAVPYVKECIEELSKTEVYNG